In one window of Notolabrus celidotus isolate fNotCel1 chromosome 15, fNotCel1.pri, whole genome shotgun sequence DNA:
- the LOC117826620 gene encoding mucin-12-like gives MKLENYLVFCVSIILTGSSQTRGQSSTALPPAISTVPDLTENHDHEIPHWTHNPAGREETSTETTITGTGVHSGTVKSEAFQTFTASFTVATSQHTDIPVVMTTSMTAAATASAPADSLSSTLRVQSSTPTQHISTTEGLALMTTDPPPTFSSPPADTVQDTSSTAHASTIQQQSESLTKAPTQPATTGLPITSAPVLGPAGPTHKEVPSELNVGDEDRKQPRSSSPLDPLLAGLLSVFIVTTAIIFIILFLKFRQRTNHPEFHRLQDLPMDDLMEDTPLSRYSY, from the exons ATGAAACTTGAGAATTATTTGGTGTTTTGCGTCTCGATCATTCTTACCGGTTCATCGCAGACAAGAG GTCAGAGCAGTACTGCCTTGCCTCCTGCAATCTCAACAGTTCCTGACCTGACAGAAAATCATGATCATGAAATCCCACACTGGACACACAATCCTGCAGGCAGGGAGGAAACCTCAACTGAAACCACCATTACAGGGACTGGAGTCCATTCAGGGACTGTGAAAAGCGaagcatttcaaacatttactgCAAGCTTCACTGTGGCCACATCTCAACACACAGATATACCTGTGGTCATGACTACTAGCATGACTGCTGCTGCAACAGCTTCAG CTCCTGCAGACAGCCTTTCATCCACACTAAGAGTACAGAGCTCCACCCCTACACAGCACATCTCCACCACTGAAGGCTTAGCCCTGATGACCACAGATCCCCCCCCCACCTTTTCATCTCCGCCAGCCGACACGGTGCAGGATACCAGCTCCACAGCCCACGCCTCCACCATCCAGCAGCAGTCTGAGTCACTGACCAAAGCGCCCACACAGCCAGCAACCACAGGACTCCCTATAACCTCAGCTCCAGTCCTGGGTCCTGCAGGGCCAACGCACAAGGAGGTCCCATCTGAACTGAATGTTGGAGATGAAG ACCGCAAGCAACCTCGCTCAAGCTCCCCTCTGGATCCTCTACTGGCTGGCCTGCTCTCAGTGTTCATTGTCACCACAgcaatcatcttcatcatcctcttcctcaaaTTCCGACAGCGAACAAACCACCCAGAGTTCCATCGGCTGCAGGACCTACCCATG GATGATTTGATGGAGGACACACCACTCTCCAGATACAGCTATTGA